A stretch of the Rhinoderma darwinii isolate aRhiDar2 chromosome 3, aRhiDar2.hap1, whole genome shotgun sequence genome encodes the following:
- the LOC142750217 gene encoding surfeit locus protein 4-like — protein MAPADLMGAAEELADQFLRVTKRYLPHLAHLCLISTFLEDGLRMWLQWNEQRDYISMSWGCGMFLATVFVLINMLGQLAGCVLVLTRKFVPSACLGLFIIIFLQTIVYNILWDVKFLMRNMALGGGLLLLLAESRSEGKTMFAGVPNVGDTSPRQYMQLGGRVLLILMFMTLLRFNASAFTIFQDFFGLTLIILVAIGFKTKLAALTLVLWLMIINVLQNAFWTIPSYRPMHDFLKYDFFQTLSVTGGLLLVVALGPGGVSMDEHKKKW, from the exons ATGGCGCCTGCGGATCTGATGGGAGCAGCTGAGGAGCTGGCTGACCAG TTCTTACGTGTCACGAAGCGTTATTTACCGCACTTGGCTCATCTATGTCTGATCAGCACCTTCCTGGAGGACGGCCTGCGCATGTGGCTGCAGTGGAACGAGCAGCGGGATTACATCAGCATGTCCTGGGGCTGCGGGATGTTCCTGGCGACTGTGTTCGTTCTTATTAACATGCTCGGACAGCTGG CTGGCTGCGTCCTGGTCCTGACACGGAAGTTTGTCCCCTCTGCCTGCCTCGGCCTCTTTATTATCATCTTCCTCCAG ACCATTGTGTACAACATTCTGTGGGATGTGAAGTTCCTCATGAG GAACATGGCTCTGGGTGGGGGTCTCCTGCTGCTCCTGGCTGAGTCCCGCTCTGAAGGCAAGACCATGTTTGCTGGGGTGCCCAATGTAGGGGACACATCACCTCGTCAGTACATGCAGCTGGGAGGCCGCGTGCTGCTAATCCTCATGTTCATGACCCTGCTGCGCTTCAATGCCAGCGCCTTCACA ATTTTCCAAGACTTCTTCGGCTTGACTCTCATCATCTTGGTTGCCATCGGCTTTAAGACCAAGCTGGCGGCTCTGACCCTGGTCCTGTGGCTAATGATCATCAATGTTCTTCAGAACGCCTTCTGGACGATACCCTCGTACCGCCCCATGCACGACTTCCTCAAGTACGACTTCTTCCAGACGTTGTCCGTCACGGGAGGACTGCTGCTGGTCGTAGCGCTGGGACCCGGCGGCGTCTCAATGGACGAGCACAAGAAGAAGTGGTGA
- the YJU2B gene encoding putative splicing factor YJU2B: MGERKGTNKYYPPDFDPAKHGSLNRYKNSHPLRERARKLSQGILIIRFEMPYNIWCDGCKNHIGMGVRYNAEKKKVGNYYTTPIYRFRMKCHLCVNYIEMQTDPASCDYVIVSGAQRKEERWDMAENEQVLTTEHEEKQKLETDSMYRLEHGVADKEKLQKAAPSLSELQEAQSAWRDDFALNSLLRGKFREEKKQIREEEERDQALLKKTSLDLKLLPEVEEDKKLATLLKYRSLESYDQKQQKKRSEITNRSWFSPAADGNPPTTGTSIKKLIIRPKPPPSPGTSAMALGVVRRKSKEGNQSDSTKEIAEEAPNCHCNGGQVQTVSNTTPTAAEEGAPKTPVSISGLVADYSDSSSEAEA, translated from the exons ATG GGTGAACGAAAAGGAACCAACAAGTATTATCCACCAGACTTTGACCCTGCCAAG CATGGCTCCCTCAACCGCTACAAGAACAGTCACCCTCTGCGGGAGCGGGCACGAAAGCTGTCCCAGGGCATCCTCATCATCAG GTTCGAGATGCCGTATAACATCTGGTGCGACGGCTGCAAGAATCACATAGGAATGG GTGTCCGTTATAACGCAGAGAAGAAGAAGGTCGGCAATTATTACACAACGCCTATTTACAG GTTCAGGATGAAGTGTCACTTATGTGTGAATTACATTGAGATGCAGACAGACCCTGCGTCATGTGACTACGTGATTGTGAGCGGAGCGCAGAGGAAGGAGGAACGCTGGGACATGGCGGAGAATGAGCAAGTACTTACAACAG AACATGAAGAaaagcagaaactggaaacggaTTCTATGTATCGGCTCGAGCACGGAGTCGCGGATAAAGAAAAGCTACAGAAGGCGGCGCCATCACTGTCCGAGCTACAGGAGGCTCAGAGTGCATGGAGGGATGACTTTGCCCTTAACAGCCTCCTGCGTGGCAAGTTTAGG GAGGAGAAGAAGCAGATTCGGGAAGAGGAGGAACGAGATCAGGCTCTGCTCAAGAAGACATCACTGGACTTGAAGCTTCTCCCGGAGGTTGAAGAAGACAAGAAGCTCGCGACACTGCTCAAGTATCGCAGCCTGGAGT CATACGACCAGAAACAGCAGAAGAAACGCTCGGAAATCACCAACCGCTCGTGGTTCTCCCCCGCAGCTGATGGTAATCCTCCGACAACAGGAACctcaataaaaaagttaataatccGACCAAAACCTCCGCCAAGCCCTGGGACGTCTGCCATGGCTCTCGGTGTAGTACGACGAAAATCAAAAGAGGGAAATCAATCAGACAGTACGAAAGAGATAGCGGAGGAGGCGCCGAACTGTCACTGCAACGGGGGGCAGGTACAGACTGTCAGTAACACCACCCCTACTGCTGCTGAGGAAGGGGCACCCAAAACCCCCGTCTCTATATCCGGCCTGGTGGCCGACTACTCGGACTCCAGCTCTGAGGCGGAGGCGTAA